The following proteins come from a genomic window of Pirellula staleyi DSM 6068:
- a CDS encoding GntR family transcriptional regulator, with the protein MSDLVLSPLSLQPHLSLVDAVYETLLEAIVSGRIDSGTILSEVVVADQLQVSRTPVHDALRQLAKDGLVERSNNRRAKVTRFTRDDVYEIFELRKYLEGPAAELAALRMDRRQLQPLRDHADALAAKPRDEEWRMAWAVFDEEFHHTIASSSGNSRLTRDIGRYRLLHRGFNKTKTELASLEQALSEHYEILDALETHDSVRARDAMIAHIATWQTYFMQVIELST; encoded by the coding sequence ATGAGCGATCTGGTTCTTTCTCCACTCTCACTTCAACCTCATTTGTCGCTAGTCGACGCTGTCTACGAAACGTTGCTCGAAGCAATTGTTTCGGGACGCATCGACAGCGGAACAATCCTGAGCGAAGTGGTGGTCGCAGATCAATTACAGGTCAGCCGCACACCGGTTCACGATGCACTCCGCCAGTTGGCGAAAGATGGCTTGGTCGAGCGGAGCAACAACCGCCGCGCCAAGGTCACGCGTTTCACGCGCGACGATGTCTACGAGATCTTTGAACTGCGCAAGTACCTGGAAGGTCCCGCCGCTGAGCTCGCCGCTCTGCGGATGGATCGCAGACAGCTTCAGCCCCTCCGCGATCACGCCGATGCGCTCGCCGCTAAGCCCCGCGATGAAGAGTGGCGTATGGCCTGGGCCGTGTTCGACGAAGAGTTTCACCACACCATTGCGTCGTCGAGCGGTAACAGTCGCCTGACCCGTGATATCGGTCGCTATCGTTTGCTGCATCGCGGCTTTAACAAAACGAAGACCGAACTTGCTTCGCTCGAGCAAGCGCTCTCGGAACACTACGAGATTCTCGACGCCCTCGAGACCCACGATAGCGTGCGGGCACGCGATGCCATGATTGCCCACATTGCGACGTGGCAAACCTACTTCATGCAAGTGATCGAGCTCAGCACGTAG
- the tig gene encoding trigger factor, with amino-acid sequence MSSSEVDTVSPAGEAEVVKLSLDVKVEKPSACERHVKVSVSADDVKRYLKDAFDDLGPKAEVPGFRAGRAPRKLVEARFRDQIADQVKGKLLMDSMTQISEDHDFSAISEPDFNFSAVDLPTDGPMSFEFNIEVRPEFDLPEWKGLKIERLVHEYTEDEVTQHLNKLLARYATQVESTEPIQMGDLVACEMHFQKDGACLAHFNETLEVREVLSLSDTKVENFGELMVGKNIGDEAKTTVTISADAENETLRGVTLDLSIHIVGVQTRKLPDLNEGFLDRIGGFASVDELRAEVKKELDRQLSYQQQRQVRQQITSTLTVAANWDLPPAMLRRQARRELERAVMELQSSGFGNDMIKAYANQLQQNAMAETARALKEHFILERIAEDQSIDAEPQDYDNEIRLLAEQSDESPRKVRARLEKRGLMDTLRNQIIERKVIDVITKSAEFTDKPYTPPKNDITAVDFAVSGHEHAIPDAAHADVPVTPGSPELPKA; translated from the coding sequence ATGAGCTCATCTGAAGTTGATACCGTAAGTCCTGCAGGCGAAGCTGAAGTCGTGAAGTTGTCGCTCGACGTGAAGGTCGAGAAGCCCAGCGCTTGCGAACGACATGTGAAGGTGTCGGTCAGCGCGGACGACGTCAAACGCTACCTCAAGGACGCTTTCGACGACCTCGGCCCCAAGGCTGAAGTTCCCGGCTTTCGTGCCGGTCGTGCCCCTCGCAAGCTGGTTGAAGCCCGCTTCCGCGATCAAATTGCTGATCAAGTGAAGGGGAAACTGCTGATGGACAGCATGACCCAGATCAGCGAAGACCACGACTTCTCGGCCATTAGCGAACCTGACTTCAATTTCAGCGCCGTCGATCTGCCAACCGATGGCCCGATGTCGTTTGAGTTCAACATCGAAGTTCGCCCTGAATTCGACCTGCCCGAATGGAAGGGTCTGAAGATCGAGCGCTTGGTGCACGAGTACACCGAAGACGAAGTGACGCAGCACCTGAACAAGCTGCTCGCTCGCTACGCCACGCAAGTGGAAAGCACCGAGCCGATCCAGATGGGTGACCTCGTCGCCTGCGAAATGCACTTCCAGAAGGATGGTGCATGTCTCGCTCACTTCAACGAAACGTTGGAAGTGCGAGAAGTTCTCAGCCTCAGCGACACCAAGGTCGAAAACTTTGGCGAGTTGATGGTTGGCAAGAACATCGGCGACGAAGCGAAGACCACCGTCACCATTTCGGCCGATGCTGAAAATGAAACGCTCCGCGGCGTGACGCTCGACCTGTCGATTCACATCGTTGGCGTGCAAACCCGCAAATTGCCTGACCTTAACGAAGGTTTCCTCGATCGCATTGGCGGCTTTGCCAGCGTCGATGAACTTCGCGCTGAAGTGAAGAAGGAACTCGATCGCCAGTTGAGCTATCAGCAGCAGCGTCAGGTTCGTCAGCAGATCACATCGACTTTGACCGTAGCTGCCAACTGGGACCTCCCACCAGCGATGCTCCGCCGTCAAGCTCGCCGCGAACTCGAGCGTGCAGTGATGGAATTGCAGTCGAGCGGCTTCGGCAACGACATGATCAAGGCCTACGCCAACCAACTGCAGCAAAACGCGATGGCTGAAACGGCCCGCGCTTTGAAGGAACACTTCATCCTCGAGCGTATCGCCGAAGATCAATCGATCGACGCCGAACCGCAAGACTATGACAACGAGATCCGTCTGCTCGCCGAACAGAGCGACGAATCCCCACGTAAGGTCCGTGCTCGCCTTGAGAAGCGTGGCCTGATGGACACCCTTCGCAACCAGATCATCGAACGCAAGGTGATCGACGTCATCACCAAGAGCGCCGAGTTCACCGACAAGCCCTACACACCACCGAAGAACGACATCACCGCTGTCGACTTCGCGGTGAGTGGTCACGAGCATGCGATTCCAGACGCAGCCCACGCCGACGTCCCCGTGACGCCCGGCTCGCCTGAATTGCCAAAGGCCTAA
- the metF gene encoding methylenetetrahydrofolate reductase [NAD(P)H], which produces MPFYPSGKRTLSFELFPPKTTAGETAMYQSIGELMAFQPDVITCTYGAGGSTRDKTLEITASVKQQFGVKVASHLTCVGSTQDQLRDYLRDAISRGVENIVALRGDPPKGETSFQMCEGGLRYASDLVALIKADFPELGIAVAGYPETHQEAISYADDLANLKRKVDAGGDAIITQLFYDNADFFRFRDDCDALGITVPIIPGILPVTNLAQIQRITSLCKAKLPSVFVAKLGEQDDTAWQFQVGVEQATVQVQELLHAGVPGIHFYVLNKSQATSEVLRGIGWSRLETSAS; this is translated from the coding sequence ATGCCGTTCTATCCTTCCGGCAAACGGACTTTGTCGTTCGAACTGTTTCCCCCGAAGACCACAGCGGGCGAAACGGCCATGTACCAAAGTATCGGCGAACTGATGGCGTTTCAGCCTGACGTGATCACCTGCACCTATGGAGCCGGTGGTAGCACGCGCGATAAGACGCTCGAAATCACCGCCAGCGTGAAGCAGCAGTTTGGGGTGAAAGTCGCCTCGCATCTGACGTGCGTCGGCTCGACGCAAGATCAGCTGCGTGATTACCTGCGCGACGCTATTTCGCGGGGCGTCGAGAACATTGTCGCCTTGCGCGGCGATCCACCCAAGGGAGAGACAAGCTTCCAGATGTGCGAAGGGGGGCTGCGCTATGCGTCGGATCTCGTGGCGCTCATCAAGGCCGATTTCCCCGAACTCGGCATCGCGGTCGCAGGCTATCCCGAAACGCACCAAGAGGCCATTTCTTACGCAGACGATCTCGCCAACCTGAAACGCAAAGTCGATGCGGGTGGTGATGCGATCATCACGCAGCTGTTCTACGACAACGCCGACTTCTTCCGGTTTCGCGACGACTGCGATGCACTGGGCATCACCGTGCCGATTATCCCGGGCATTTTGCCGGTTACAAATCTGGCGCAGATTCAGCGGATCACTTCGCTCTGCAAAGCGAAGTTGCCAAGCGTTTTCGTCGCGAAGCTGGGTGAGCAAGACGACACCGCTTGGCAGTTTCAGGTCGGCGTGGAACAAGCGACCGTGCAAGTCCAAGAGCTACTCCACGCCGGTGTTCCAGGCATTCACTTCTATGTCCTGAATAAGTCGCAGGCCACCAGCGAAGTCCTGCGTGGAATCGGCTGGTCGCGACTCGAAACATCGGCCAGCTAG
- the clpP gene encoding ATP-dependent Clp endopeptidase proteolytic subunit ClpP, which produces MPLIPYVVEKSGREERVYDIYSRLLKDRIIFLGTQVNDEMANAIVAQMLFLQSDDPKADIHLYINSPGGSISAGMAIYDTMQFVTCDVATYCIGQAASMGAVLLTAGAPGKRFALPNARIMIHQPLAGMQGTAEEIMIHAKEFRRIKQRMNEIMLKHTGQPMEKIESDTDRDRFMSAAEAAEYRIVDKVIERMPTPTASTPKSEG; this is translated from the coding sequence ATGCCTTTAATTCCTTATGTCGTTGAGAAGAGCGGTCGTGAAGAGCGTGTTTACGACATCTATAGTCGCCTGCTCAAAGACCGCATCATTTTCCTTGGTACGCAGGTGAACGACGAAATGGCTAATGCCATCGTCGCTCAAATGCTCTTCTTGCAATCGGACGATCCGAAGGCCGACATCCACCTGTATATCAACTCGCCTGGCGGCAGCATTAGCGCCGGCATGGCGATCTACGACACAATGCAGTTCGTCACCTGCGATGTGGCGACCTACTGCATTGGTCAGGCTGCCTCGATGGGGGCCGTGCTGCTGACAGCCGGCGCTCCTGGTAAGCGATTCGCGCTTCCCAACGCACGCATCATGATTCACCAGCCACTGGCAGGCATGCAAGGGACCGCCGAAGAGATCATGATCCACGCCAAAGAGTTCCGCCGCATTAAGCAGCGCATGAACGAAATCATGCTCAAGCATACCGGTCAACCGATGGAAAAAATCGAGTCCGACACCGATCGCGATCGCTTTATGTCAGCCGCCGAAGCTGCTGAGTATCGCATCGTCGACAAGGTGATCGAGCGCATGCCTACGCCCACCGCTTCCACGCCGAAGTCGGAAGGCTAA
- a CDS encoding ATP-dependent Clp protease proteolytic subunit, giving the protein MSDYGPGSISNSHSYQSYQRQRQLTLGDLLLENRIVFLQGEIYTGNANEMVMKLLYLQSENRRKDIHFYINSPGGDVAATLAVYDTMQMLSCPVATYCVGQAASGAAVLLLGGTKGKRYALPNSRIMMHQPHGGVGGQISDIEIQAREILRYREVLNEIISKHTGQAIDKIAKDCDRDFFLSAGEAKAYGVVDDILQKMPGSEPEEKD; this is encoded by the coding sequence ATGAGCGATTATGGACCGGGTTCGATTTCCAATTCACATTCCTACCAAAGCTACCAGCGGCAACGTCAACTCACCCTGGGCGATCTTCTGCTCGAGAACCGCATTGTGTTCTTGCAGGGGGAGATCTACACCGGCAACGCCAACGAAATGGTGATGAAGCTGCTGTATCTCCAAAGCGAAAACCGCCGCAAGGATATTCACTTCTACATCAACAGCCCGGGTGGCGACGTTGCGGCTACCTTGGCTGTCTACGACACCATGCAAATGCTGAGCTGCCCAGTTGCTACCTACTGCGTGGGCCAAGCTGCCAGCGGCGCAGCCGTGCTGCTGCTCGGTGGCACCAAGGGAAAACGCTACGCTCTCCCGAATTCGCGCATCATGATGCATCAGCCTCACGGTGGCGTGGGTGGTCAGATCAGCGATATCGAAATTCAAGCACGCGAAATCCTGCGTTATCGCGAAGTGCTGAACGAAATCATTTCGAAGCACACCGGGCAGGCGATCGACAAGATTGCAAAGGACTGCGATCGCGACTTCTTCCTCTCGGCTGGTGAGGCAAAAGCCTATGGCGTGGTCGACGACATCCTGCAAAAGATGCCAGGTAGCGAACCTGAAGAGAAAGACTAA
- a CDS encoding ATP-binding cassette domain-containing protein, with product MIEASGLSKFYGAFTACRDINFKIRRGEVVAFLGPNGAGKSTTMKLLTGYLSPSEGVAKICGHDMAKDRIAGSMKLGYLPENGPLYPDMTPHSLLEFFADARGLMGDYKQKRMSHVIDVCVLSSVIHKPISKLSKGFRQRVGMAQALLHEPDVLILDEPTAGLDPNQIAEVRRTLQAIGQEKTILLSTHILQEVTAMCSRVIMISEGRMVYDGSVEGLDDTGDGLDAAFQRRTKAMAGSR from the coding sequence ATGATCGAGGCCAGCGGACTGAGCAAGTTCTATGGTGCCTTCACCGCCTGCCGCGACATCAACTTCAAGATTCGCCGTGGTGAAGTGGTCGCGTTTCTCGGCCCTAACGGTGCCGGCAAAAGTACCACAATGAAACTGCTGACCGGCTACCTCTCGCCGTCGGAAGGTGTCGCAAAGATCTGCGGCCACGACATGGCGAAGGATCGGATTGCCGGTTCGATGAAGCTGGGCTACCTGCCAGAAAACGGCCCCCTTTATCCCGACATGACCCCGCACTCGCTGCTCGAGTTTTTTGCCGACGCCCGGGGACTTATGGGCGACTACAAGCAAAAACGAATGAGCCACGTGATCGACGTTTGCGTGCTGTCGAGCGTGATCCACAAGCCGATTAGCAAATTGTCGAAAGGTTTTCGGCAGCGTGTCGGCATGGCTCAAGCCCTCCTGCACGAGCCCGACGTTTTGATTCTCGACGAACCGACCGCTGGTCTCGACCCGAATCAAATCGCCGAAGTCCGCCGCACTCTGCAAGCGATCGGACAAGAGAAAACCATTCTGCTGAGCACTCACATTCTGCAAGAGGTCACGGCGATGTGCTCTCGCGTGATCATGATCAGCGAAGGTCGCATGGTGTACGACGGCTCGGTCGAAGGTCTCGACGACACCGGCGATGGCCTCGATGCCGCCTTCCAGCGGCGCACCAAGGCAATGGCTGGCTCACGCTGA
- a CDS encoding Gldg family protein, translated as MGAVLLEMLKLFAVDLLFIGLLAALLLPLAMYRRAAFAVLKRNFVSYFSTPTGYVFLCFFVMATSIAAYWPDAFFVNNLANLDQLSMRLPPIMLLFVPAITMSVWAEERRQGTDELLLTLPATDFDIVLGKYLSAAAIFTVSLLFSQLSNFAVLVSLTLGDVDIGLFFTTYFGYWVMGLAMVALGMIASFISSNLTVSFILGAIFNSILVALAYASVIIGSPARAQSIAHWSVSQRFDDFGRGVVSLSSTMFFASIVMVGLYITIVLIGWRHWFGGKDGKQFILLHFIVRVLALIALLVGVNSILYQFDFIRLDLTEGQVSSLSSDTKKLLRSLGSEGDNRPIVVNAYMSAVVPDEYVKVKYNLVSMLKELERQAGSRVRVRLHDNLENFSDEAVKAEEEYGIRRQTVISRASGAVSEEEFILGVAFTCGLEQVVIPFFTPGVPVEYELIRSISTVAKGDRKTIGVVKTDAQMFEGFSLAGGQPQRIPEQMIIDELRRQYKVEEVDPATPIDTTKYDALLIVQPSTLGPEALANVVNAVQAGQPAAIFEDPAPVVLQSAVGTAMEKQPQGMMGMGGPPAPKGDIRRLWNVLGIEPVGDNGREVPGLVVWQDYNPYPRFQQLSGIGPELVFVRDEAPGATGKAFNRSEAVVAGFEELLIPFPTAINPAANSKLVFTELIATGNEKVGTVDFKKLNEAGRDLLSMRQARGDFTNRKYVLAAWIRGAKTDDEKAADKEADKKEGDKKSPDAPESVTGKAKPINVIYVCDIDMLDSQFVNLRNQPDQENNFRFDNVPFVLNVIDAVAGDDRFLQIRSRKPRHSTLRTIETRTAAARNDEMVAAKKYDDEYNKRKDEAKAESDKARAKLQQIITDLENDRKEGKVVDPAEYNTRLQSLALQQQVAERRLAVKNQRLAIERDRQLREIERMRDQEVKSMQNDYKIWATTLPPIPPLLVALVVWARRRIREREGVSRNRMRY; from the coding sequence ATGGGCGCAGTACTTTTGGAAATGCTCAAACTATTCGCAGTCGATCTGCTATTCATCGGCCTGCTGGCAGCTCTGCTGTTGCCACTGGCCATGTATCGTCGCGCTGCGTTTGCGGTTTTGAAGCGAAACTTCGTTAGCTATTTCAGTACGCCGACGGGCTACGTGTTTCTCTGCTTCTTCGTCATGGCGACGTCGATTGCCGCCTATTGGCCCGACGCTTTTTTCGTCAACAACCTGGCCAATCTCGACCAGCTCAGCATGCGATTGCCCCCCATCATGCTGCTGTTTGTCCCTGCCATCACCATGAGCGTGTGGGCCGAAGAACGACGCCAAGGAACCGATGAGCTGCTCCTCACGCTCCCCGCTACCGATTTCGATATCGTGCTCGGCAAGTACCTTTCAGCTGCCGCGATCTTCACCGTTTCGCTCCTGTTTTCGCAGCTGTCGAACTTCGCCGTGCTGGTCTCGCTCACACTGGGCGATGTCGATATCGGCCTCTTCTTCACCACCTACTTCGGCTACTGGGTCATGGGGTTGGCGATGGTGGCACTCGGCATGATTGCCTCGTTCATCTCGTCGAACCTTACCGTCAGCTTCATTCTCGGAGCGATCTTCAACTCCATCCTGGTGGCACTCGCTTATGCCAGCGTGATCATCGGCAGTCCAGCACGAGCTCAGTCGATTGCTCACTGGAGCGTTTCGCAGCGATTCGACGACTTTGGTCGTGGAGTTGTAAGCCTCTCGTCGACCATGTTTTTTGCCTCGATTGTGATGGTGGGGCTCTACATCACCATCGTCTTGATCGGCTGGCGACACTGGTTCGGCGGAAAAGATGGAAAGCAGTTCATTCTGCTCCACTTCATCGTACGTGTGCTGGCCCTCATCGCGCTGCTGGTCGGCGTGAATAGCATCCTCTATCAGTTCGACTTCATCCGCCTCGACCTCACCGAAGGTCAGGTGAGCAGCCTCTCGTCCGACACCAAAAAACTACTGCGCAGCCTGGGTAGCGAAGGGGACAATCGGCCGATCGTGGTCAACGCGTACATGTCGGCTGTCGTTCCCGACGAATACGTGAAGGTGAAGTACAACCTTGTTTCGATGCTGAAAGAACTGGAGCGACAAGCTGGCAGCCGCGTTCGCGTTCGCCTGCACGACAATCTCGAGAATTTCAGCGACGAAGCAGTGAAGGCCGAAGAGGAGTATGGCATTCGTCGTCAAACGGTCATCAGCCGCGCATCGGGCGCAGTGAGTGAAGAAGAATTCATCCTCGGTGTCGCGTTCACCTGTGGTCTCGAGCAGGTTGTGATTCCGTTCTTCACCCCAGGTGTTCCGGTCGAATACGAACTGATTCGCTCCATCAGCACCGTGGCCAAAGGTGATCGTAAAACAATTGGCGTCGTGAAAACCGACGCTCAGATGTTCGAAGGATTCTCGCTCGCTGGTGGACAGCCGCAGCGCATTCCCGAGCAGATGATCATCGACGAACTCCGCCGGCAATATAAAGTGGAAGAAGTCGATCCAGCGACCCCGATCGATACCACGAAATACGACGCGCTGCTGATCGTGCAGCCGAGCACGCTCGGCCCCGAGGCGCTTGCGAACGTCGTGAATGCGGTGCAAGCGGGTCAACCAGCCGCCATTTTCGAAGATCCAGCCCCTGTGGTGCTGCAATCGGCGGTCGGAACCGCGATGGAAAAACAGCCGCAAGGGATGATGGGGATGGGTGGTCCTCCTGCACCTAAGGGTGACATTCGTCGACTCTGGAATGTCCTGGGAATCGAACCGGTGGGAGACAACGGCCGCGAAGTTCCCGGGCTTGTCGTATGGCAAGATTACAACCCTTATCCTCGCTTTCAGCAGCTCAGCGGCATTGGTCCTGAACTCGTTTTCGTGCGTGATGAAGCACCCGGCGCCACAGGCAAAGCGTTTAATCGAAGCGAAGCTGTCGTGGCTGGCTTCGAAGAACTGCTGATCCCTTTCCCAACGGCCATCAACCCCGCTGCGAATTCAAAGCTGGTCTTCACTGAACTGATTGCCACCGGCAATGAAAAGGTCGGAACCGTCGACTTCAAGAAGCTCAACGAAGCAGGTCGCGACCTCCTCTCGATGCGTCAAGCACGCGGCGATTTCACCAATCGCAAGTATGTCTTGGCCGCTTGGATTCGCGGGGCCAAGACCGACGACGAAAAAGCCGCTGATAAAGAGGCCGACAAAAAAGAAGGGGACAAAAAGTCTCCCGATGCTCCGGAGAGTGTCACCGGTAAAGCGAAGCCGATTAACGTGATTTACGTCTGCGACATCGACATGCTCGATAGCCAGTTTGTGAATCTTCGCAATCAGCCCGACCAGGAAAACAACTTCCGCTTCGACAACGTGCCGTTCGTGCTGAACGTCATCGATGCCGTTGCGGGGGACGATCGCTTCCTGCAAATTCGCTCGCGCAAGCCGCGACACAGCACGCTGCGAACGATCGAAACACGCACTGCTGCCGCTCGTAACGACGAAATGGTCGCCGCCAAGAAGTACGACGACGAGTACAACAAACGGAAAGATGAAGCGAAGGCCGAGTCCGACAAGGCTCGCGCCAAGCTGCAGCAGATCATCACCGACCTGGAAAACGATCGCAAAGAAGGAAAAGTCGTCGACCCTGCCGAGTACAACACTCGCTTGCAGAGCCTGGCGCTGCAGCAGCAAGTGGCCGAGCGTCGCCTGGCGGTGAAGAACCAGCGTTTGGCGATCGAACGCGATCGACAACTCCGCGAGATCGAGCGGATGCGTGATCAAGAAGTGAAGTCGATGCAGAACGACTACAAGATTTGGGCCACCACGCTCCCACCCATTCCGCCACTCCTGGTGGCACTGGTGGTGTGGGCTCGTCGCCGAATTCGTGAACGTGAAGGTGTCTCGCGGAACCGGATGCGGTACTAG
- a CDS encoding DUF971 domain-containing protein, producing the protein MTPHPTALQITDDKRLAITWSDGPTLLYRVKALRDACPCASCREKHGPKPPKDPFALPLLSEGQLQPLKLEGMRPVGNYAYSIAFSDGHDTGIFTFEVLRALGEDPATA; encoded by the coding sequence GTGACGCCGCATCCCACCGCGCTTCAAATCACCGACGATAAGCGACTCGCCATTACCTGGAGTGATGGCCCGACGCTGTTGTATCGCGTGAAGGCCTTGCGCGATGCGTGCCCCTGCGCCAGCTGCCGCGAAAAGCATGGCCCCAAACCACCGAAAGATCCGTTCGCACTCCCTTTGCTGAGCGAAGGGCAACTGCAGCCGCTGAAGCTCGAGGGCATGCGGCCGGTGGGGAACTACGCCTATAGCATCGCTTTCAGCGATGGCCACGACACCGGCATCTTCACGTTCGAAGTGCTGCGAGCACTGGGCGAAGATCCTGCCACCGCTTAA
- a CDS encoding DUF4340 domain-containing protein yields MNELTKTLTFVGSAVVVSLVAFLMRPSVESTSTESLVGTMLFPEFTDPSELTGIKIVKFDEALSKLTTIQVEKVNDRWVIPTHGNYPADAEKQLAEAAGGLIDIKVLDIASQETKDHAYYGVVEPSEKDLKVGSEGVGTLVVLDKTKAEAGKAKSEPVLRLIIGKKLSADSAAGEPNQYFVRIPEQAPVYVVAVNTEKLVTNFDAWIERDLLRLNALDVEQVTLKDYSTLLKGNAVQYYPKMVATAKWLPEEGSWMLSKMQLFQGNTAFDAGLSDTEELNKEKLDTLKTALDDLKIEDVEKKPKGLGANLRASSDNFDDEGFQTLVTLGFVPIPSGNNEVEIYATNGEVLVDMKDGVQYVLRFGNVQGAQEGSEEGKLNRFLLVTAKLSEAMLVPPTAGPTAIPPAPPAIPPSASGGGGADPASEEKPAAEEKPAAEEKPATEAAGAEKPATEAAPEVSPEEKEFQRKLDEYNLKRKKAEQTVAELNARFADWFYVISEDTYKKIHLSRTDIIKEGAAAKDEGFGIDAFRKLEKDGIEPAPAAPPGGGNFPGGIPGLPGFGN; encoded by the coding sequence ATGAACGAACTCACCAAAACTCTGACCTTCGTTGGTTCTGCCGTGGTGGTTAGCCTCGTTGCATTTCTGATGCGACCGAGTGTCGAATCTACATCGACCGAATCACTCGTCGGGACCATGCTGTTCCCCGAGTTCACCGATCCGAGCGAACTGACCGGCATCAAGATCGTGAAGTTCGACGAGGCGCTCAGCAAGCTGACGACGATCCAGGTAGAGAAAGTGAACGATCGCTGGGTCATCCCGACCCACGGTAACTATCCTGCGGATGCCGAGAAGCAACTGGCTGAAGCTGCGGGTGGTTTGATCGACATCAAAGTCCTCGACATCGCCTCGCAAGAGACGAAGGACCATGCGTACTACGGTGTGGTCGAACCATCGGAAAAGGATCTGAAAGTCGGAAGCGAAGGGGTCGGCACCCTCGTCGTGCTCGACAAGACCAAAGCCGAAGCTGGTAAGGCGAAGTCGGAACCGGTGCTGCGATTGATCATCGGCAAGAAGCTGTCGGCCGATTCTGCAGCGGGCGAGCCCAACCAATATTTCGTCCGCATCCCCGAGCAAGCCCCGGTTTATGTCGTCGCGGTGAACACCGAAAAACTGGTCACTAATTTCGATGCCTGGATCGAGCGCGACCTGCTCCGCTTGAACGCGCTCGATGTCGAGCAAGTGACGCTGAAGGACTACTCGACGCTCCTGAAGGGGAATGCTGTTCAGTACTATCCCAAGATGGTGGCAACGGCCAAGTGGCTCCCCGAAGAGGGAAGCTGGATGTTGTCGAAAATGCAGTTGTTCCAAGGGAACACCGCCTTCGACGCCGGACTCTCCGACACAGAAGAGCTGAACAAAGAGAAACTCGACACCCTGAAAACAGCGCTCGACGATCTCAAAATCGAAGATGTCGAAAAGAAGCCCAAAGGGCTGGGGGCCAACCTGCGAGCCTCGTCCGACAACTTTGATGACGAAGGCTTTCAAACTCTCGTTACGCTCGGCTTCGTGCCGATTCCTTCGGGCAACAACGAAGTGGAAATCTATGCCACCAACGGTGAAGTGCTTGTCGACATGAAGGATGGGGTGCAGTACGTGCTCCGGTTTGGCAACGTTCAAGGTGCTCAAGAGGGCTCCGAAGAAGGAAAGCTGAACCGCTTTTTGCTCGTGACCGCCAAGCTCTCGGAAGCGATGCTCGTTCCCCCTACCGCAGGACCGACCGCCATTCCTCCGGCACCTCCCGCGATCCCACCTAGCGCCAGCGGAGGGGGCGGTGCTGATCCAGCTTCCGAAGAAAAACCTGCCGCCGAAGAAAAGCCTGCCGCCGAAGAGAAGCCAGCCACCGAAGCTGCAGGAGCTGAAAAGCCTGCTACGGAAGCTGCTCCCGAGGTCTCTCCCGAGGAGAAAGAGTTCCAGCGTAAGCTCGACGAGTACAACCTGAAACGCAAAAAGGCCGAACAGACCGTGGCTGAACTCAACGCCCGGTTTGCCGACTGGTTCTACGTGATTTCGGAAGATACGTACAAGAAGATCCACCTCAGTCGAACCGACATCATTAAGGAAGGTGCTGCGGCGAAGGACGAGGGCTTCGGCATCGACGCCTTCCGCAAGCTGGAGAAGGACGGCATTGAGCCAGCTCCAGCGGCTCCACCTGGCGGGGGCAACTTCCCCGGTGGTATTCCAGGACTGCCAGGATTTGGGAACTAG